The following are encoded together in the Brassica napus cultivar Da-Ae chromosome A9, Da-Ae, whole genome shotgun sequence genome:
- the LOC106367276 gene encoding photosystem I reaction center subunit psaK, chloroplastic-like translates to MASTVMTTLPQFNGLRASKISAAPVQGLATVQPMRRKANGALGAKCGDFIGSSTNLIMVTSTTLMLFAGRFGLAPSANRKATAGLKLEARDSGLQTGDPAGFTLADTLACGTVGHIIGVGVVLGLKNIGAI, encoded by the exons ATGGCGAGCACTGTGATGACTACACTGCCTCAGTTCAATGGTCTTAGAGCCAGCAAGATCTCTGCAGCTCCTGTTCAAGGCCTG GCAACGGTTCAGCCCATGAGACGCAAGGCAAATGGAGCTTTGGGTGCAAAGTGTGGTGACTTCATTGGTTCATCAACAAATCTG ATAATGGTAACGTCGACAACCCTGATGTTGTTCGCGGGGAGATTCGGACTTGCACCATCAGCGAATAGAAAAGCAACCGCTGGACTTAAGCTCGAGGCACGTGACTCGGGTCTACAAACGGGTGATCCAGCCGGGTTCACGCTCGCTGACACTTTGGCTTGTGGCACCGTTGGTCATATCATCGGAGTCGGAGTTGTTCTTGGCCTCAAAAACATCGGTGCTATTTAA
- the LOC106367278 gene encoding phospholipase A1-Igamma1, chloroplastic-like, protein MEKSTIKTPLRKLTRRTTKRSWKLKQKLKLAWKSIKMRVRSHLPGFLSTKKRLTHMKSRNQEQELAQAARRICKISNDATNSLAYLLQLPKYSASDFLDRGDMMTPAASPRENISKAWRELHGSKNWENLLDPLHPWLRREITKYGEFVESVYDSLDFDPLSEFCGSCRYNRNKLFEELGLTRHGYKVTKYIYAMSHVDVPQWFLSSSLGETWSKDSNWMGFVAVSGDRESLRIGRRDIVVAWRGTVTPTEWFMDLRTSKEPFDCKSEHGKNVVKVQSGFFSIYNSKSELTRYNKESASEQTMEEVKRLVKFFKDRGEEVSLTVTGHSLGGALALMNAYEAARDVPELSGNVSVISFGAPRVGNLAFKERMNSLGVKVLRVVNKQDIVPKLPGIVFNKVLNKLNPITSRFSWVYRHVGTQLKLDVFTSPYIKQDSDLAGCHNLEVYLHVLDGFHRKKSGFRVNARRDVASVNKSTDMLLDHLRIPECWYQVAHKGLILNKQTGRWVKPVRAPEDIPSPLSTGPRPIYSL, encoded by the coding sequence ATGGAGAAGTCAACGATCAAAACTCCATTGAGAAAGCTAACAAGAAGAACAACAAAACGATCCTGGAAACTGAAGCAAAAGCTCAAGCTGGCATGGAAGTCTATCAAGATGCGGGTCAGGTCACATCTACCGGGTTTCTTGTCAACCAAAAAACGCCTCACACACATGAAATCAAGAAATCAAGAACAAGAATTAGCCCAAGCGGCCAGGAGGATCTGCAAAATCTCAAACGACGCCACCAACTCTCTGGCTTATCTGCTTCAGCTTCCAAAGTATTCAGCCTCTGATTTTTTAGACCGCGGCGATATGATGACTCCAGCTGCGTCTCCAAGAGAAAACATATCCAAAGCGTGGCGTGAGCTTCACGGTTCCAAGAACTGGGAGAATCTTCTTGATCCTTTGCATCCATGGCTGAGGAGAGAGATAACCAAATATGGAGAGTTCGTTGAATCAGTCTATGATTCACTCGATTTCGATCCTTTGTCCGAGTTCTGCGGAAGCTGTAGATACAACAGGAACAAACTCTTCGAAGAGCTTGGTTTAACAAGACATGGTTACAAGGTAACCAAATACATCTACGCCATGTCTCATGTCGATGTTCCTCAGTGGTTCTTAAGCTCATCTTTGGGAGAGACATGGAGCAAAGACTCGAACTGGATGGGGTTTGTCGCTGTGAGTGGAGACAGAGAGTCGTTAAGGATCGGTCGGAGAGACATTGTTGTGGCGTGGCGTGGAACCGTGACTCCTACTGAATGGTTCATGGATCTTAGAACTAGTAAAGAGCCGTTCGATTGTAAAAGTGAACACGGCAAGAATGTGGTCAAGGTGCAAAGCGGGTTTTTCAGCATCTACAACTCCAAAAGCGAGCTCACAAGGTACAACAAAGAAAGTGCATCTGAGCAGACAATGGAGGAAGTGAAGCGGTTAGTAAAGTTTTTTAAGGATAGAGGCGAAGAGGTGAGCTTAACCGTGACCGGTCATAGCCTTGGAGGCGCGTTGGCTCTTATGAACGCTTACGAGGCAGCCAGAGATGTTCCGGAGTTATCTGGTAATGTTTCTGTGATCTCGTTTGGTGCGCCTAGAGTAGGTAACTTGGCGTTCAAGGAAAGGATGAACAGTTTAGGTGTTAAGGTCTTGCGAGTGGTGAACAAGCAAGACATTGTCCCTAAGCTTCCAGGTATCGTGTTCAACAAGGTTCTAAACAAACTCAACCCAATAACTTCGAGGTTCAGCTGGGTCTACAGGCACGTTGGCACGCAGCTTAAGCTCGATGTATTCACTTCGCCTTATATAAAACAAGATTCTGATTTAGCAGGGTGTCACAATCTAGAGGTGTATCTCCATGTTTTGGATGGCTTCCACCGCAAGAaatcagggtttagggttaacgCCAGGAGAGACGTTGCCTCTGTGAACAAGAGCACTGATATGTTACTGGATCATCTAAGAATACCCGAGTGTTGGTACCAAGTGGCACATAAGGGTCTGATCCTCAACAAACAGACCGGCAGGTGGGTGAAGCCGGTCCGTGCACCAGAAGACATCCCCTCTCCATTATCGACCGGACCAAGACCAATTTATAGcttatga
- the LOC106367277 gene encoding CSC1-like protein ERD4, with protein sequence MEFEAFLLSLGPSAFIFLVLMFLFTWLSRRPGNVSIYYPNRILKGMDPWEGSSLTRNPFAWIREALTSSEQDVVNLSGVDTAVYFVFLSTVLGIFALSSLLILPILLPLAATDKSIKNSRDVTDTTSKGTFSQLDNLSMANITRKSSRLWAFLGAVYWISLVTYFMLWKAYKHVSTLRARALMSADTIPEQFAILVRDIPSPPNGQTHKEFIDSFFRDIYPETFYRSLVVTENRKVNKIWEGLEGYKKKLARAEAIFAATSNRPTNKTGLLGLAGKKVDSIEYYTDLINESVAKLETEQKKVLAEKQQTAAIVFFTDRVTAALAAQSLHSQMVDTWTVTEAPEPRQILWENLNIKFFTRLIRQYLIYFIVAITILFYMIPIAFVSAITTLANLQKAIPFIKPVVKITFIRTVLESYLPQIALIIFLAMLPKFLMFLSKSEGIPSRSHAVRAASGKYFYFSVLNVFIGVTLAGSLFDNLKALQQKPNSIVTVLATSLPKNATFFLTYVALKFFIGYGLELSRIIPLIIFHLKKKYLYKTEAEVKEAWYPGDLRYATRVPSDMLILTITFCYSVFAPLILVFGVIYFGLGWLILRNQALKVYVPSYESYGRMWPHIHTRILAALFLFQVVMFGYLGVKLFVWATLLVPLIVISLIFGYVCRRKFYSGFQHTALEVACRDLKERPDLEEIFRSFIPHSLSTHKPEDHQFKGAMSRYQDYAAISAA encoded by the exons ATGGAATTTGAAGCGTTTCTTCTGTCCTTAGGGCCATCAGCATTCATCTTCCTCGTTCTCATGTTCCTCTTCACCTGGCTTTCTCGTAGACCCGGAAACGTTTCCATTTACTACCCGAACCGGATCCTCAAAGGGATGGATCCTTGGGAAGGCAGCTCCTTGACCCGAAACCCATTTGCTTGGATCCGTGAAGCTTTGACTTCCTCTGAACAAGATGTCGTTAATTTATCCGGCGTCGATACTGCAGTCTACTTCGTCTTCTTGAGCACTG TTCTGGGGATCTTTGCTTTATCCAGTCTTCTCATCTTACCGATTCTACTCCCTTTAGCCGCTACGGACAAGAGTATAAAGAACTCAAGGGACGTAACAGACACCACAAGCAAAGGAACGTTTAGCCAACTTGACAATCTATCAATGGCTAACATCACA AGAAAGAGTTCAAGGCTGTGGGCTTTTCTAGGAGCGGTTTACTGGATATCTCTGGTCACATATTTCATGTTATGGAAAGCTTATAAGCATGTCTCTACATTAAGAGCTCGAGCTCTCATGTCTGCTGATACAATTCCGGAGCAGTTCGCTATTCTTGTTAGGGATATACCTTCCCCACCTAACGGACAGACCCATAAAGAGTTTATAGATTCTTTTTTCAGAGATATATACCCCGAGACATTCTACAGATCGCTTGTCGTCACAGAAAACAGAAAG GTTAATAAGATATGGGAAGGGTTGGAAGGTTACAAGAAGAAGCTTGCACGTGCAGAAGCGATATTTGCAGCGACTAGTAACCGACCAACGAACAAAACAGGCTTGCTTGGTCTGGCCGGAAAAAAAGTAGACAGCATAGAGTATTATACCGACCTAATCAACGAGTCTGTAGCCAAACTAGAGACTGAGCAGAAAAAGGTTCTTGCTGAGAAGCAGCAAACAGCAGCTATTGTCTTCTTCACCGACCGAGTTACTGCTGCTTTAGCCGCACAGTCTCTACACAGCCAGATGGTCGATACATGGACAGTGACTGAAGCACCTGAGCCTCGCCAGATCCTCTGGGAGAATCTCAACATCAAGTTTTTCACTAGACTAATCAGACAGTACTTGATCTACTTCATTGTCGCAATaaccattttattttacatGATCCCTATCGCGTTTGTCTCTGCGATCACCACTCTTGCGAATCTCCAGAAGGCTATTCCTTTTATAAAGCCAGTTGTGAAGATAACTTTCATAAGAACCGTTCTTGAGTCTTACCTTCCTCAGATTGCGCTCATCATATTCTTGGCGATGTTGCCTAAGTTCCTCATGTTCCTCTCTAAATCCGAGGGGATTCCTTCGCGGAGCCACGCCGTTAGAGCTGCCTCGGGGAAGTACTTTTACTTCTCGGTCTTGAATGTTTTCATCGGTGTCACCCTTGCAGGGTCTCTGTTCGACAACTTGAAGGCTCTTCAACAGAAACCCAACTCCATTGTAACCGTTTTGGCTACTAGCCTCCCTAAGAACGCTACTTTCTTCTTGACCTACGTTGCTCTCAA GTTCTTTATTGGCTATGGTCTTGAGCTGTCACGGATCATACCATTGATAATATTCCATCTGAAAAAGAAGTATCTATACAAAACCGAAGCAGAGGTCAAAGAAGCTTGGTACCCAGGAGACCTAAGATACGCAACTAGGGTTCCCAGCGACATGCTTATCCTCACAATCACCTTCTGCTATTCTGTATTCGCTCCTTTAATCCTCGTATTCGGTGTTATCTACTTTGGTTTAGGTTGGCTCATCCTGAGGAATCAG GCGCTGAAGGTGTATGTTCCATCATACGAGAGCTATGGAAGGATGTGGCCACATATTCACACCCGCATACTAGCGGCATTGTTTCTGTTCCAAGTGGTTATGTTTGGTTACTTGGGAGTCAAGCTATTCGTTTGGGCGACCCTCTTGGTTCCTCTCATCGTTATCTCTCTCATCTTCGGATACGTGTGTCGCCGGAAGTTCTACTCAGGTTTCCAACACACAGCTCTCGAGGTTGCTTGCCGTGACCTGAAGGAGAGACCGGACCTTGAGGAGATTTTTAGGTCATTCATCCCACATAGCTTGAGCACTCACAAACCAGAAGATCACCAGTTTAAAGGCGCAATGTCTCGTTATCAAGACTATGCTGCAATATCAGCTGCTTAA